One genomic segment of Sphingobacteriales bacterium includes these proteins:
- a CDS encoding adenylate kinase, producing MLNIIMFGPPGSGKGTQAALLKDNYSLLHISTGDLLRAEQEEETALGLEAKMYMDAGHLVPDSVVIGMIDNKLNALEPGINGIIFDGFPRTIAQAEALDELLAKRDNKIDAVLLLEVSQNEIVRRILERGLTSGRGDDLDVETIIARYNVFLAQTAPVAEHYQNVTHHINGEGDIDIISKDLIAVIEEVF from the coding sequence ATGCTTAATATTATTATGTTTGGCCCCCCCGGAAGCGGCAAAGGCACACAAGCAGCATTGCTTAAAGATAATTATAGCTTGCTGCATATTTCGACGGGTGACTTGTTGCGTGCTGAGCAAGAAGAAGAGACAGCCTTGGGTTTAGAGGCTAAAATGTACATGGATGCCGGCCATTTGGTTCCGGACTCGGTAGTAATTGGCATGATTGATAATAAATTAAACGCTTTAGAGCCTGGTATCAACGGTATTATTTTTGATGGCTTTCCACGAACGATTGCCCAAGCTGAGGCTTTAGATGAATTATTGGCAAAGCGAGACAATAAGATAGATGCTGTTCTATTATTAGAGGTTAGTCAGAATGAAATAGTGCGCCGTATTTTAGAGCGTGGTTTAACATCTGGGCGTGGCGACGATTTAGATGTGGAAACTATTATAGCCCGTTACAACGTGTTTTTGGCTCAAACCGCTCCTGTTGCCGAGCATTACCAAAATGTTACCCACCACATAAATGGCGAAGGTGATATTGATATAATTAGCAAAGATTTAATAGCCGTTATTGAAGAAGTTTTTTAA
- a CDS encoding transposase, giving the protein MRWGFKMVGFALGDVENHTALHYQAVQTQYIKGADGDSLRQYYAGIIVNHAKELLKISKYMVFDAYFSKKSFVDGLVGQGFTMISRLQSNCYLRYAYKGAQKGGRGRPKAFDGKIDLKNISTQHFTIIPSKETEIIYQDIAHVRTLIRWCKLVIVQKLQAEGKVKSTCAYFCTDPQTDGQKILQYYQLRFQIEFLFRDAKQHLGLQDCQARSKEALDFHFRNA; this is encoded by the coding sequence ATGCGGTGGGGTTTCAAGATGGTAGGCTTTGCCTTAGGCGATGTAGAAAATCATACTGCCCTACATTATCAAGCTGTTCAAACCCAGTATATTAAAGGAGCAGATGGCGACAGCCTTAGGCAGTACTATGCTGGTATAATAGTAAACCACGCAAAGGAGTTGTTAAAAATCTCAAAATACATGGTTTTTGATGCTTATTTCTCAAAGAAATCATTCGTAGATGGTTTGGTCGGGCAAGGATTTACCATGATAAGCCGTTTACAGTCGAACTGCTATTTACGCTATGCCTACAAGGGTGCACAGAAAGGTGGACGAGGCAGACCAAAAGCCTTTGACGGAAAAATTGACCTTAAAAATATTTCGACCCAACACTTTACCATTATACCAAGCAAGGAAACAGAAATTATTTATCAGGACATTGCTCATGTACGCACTTTAATACGCTGGTGTAAACTTGTTATTGTTCAAAAACTTCAAGCCGAGGGCAAGGTCAAAAGCACCTGTGCTTACTTTTGCACAGACCCTCAAACCGATGGACAAAAAATACTACAATATTATCAACTCCGTTTTCAAATTGAATTTCTTTTTAGAGATGCCAAACAGCATCTTGGCTTACAAGACTGTCAGGCGAGAAGCAAAGAGGCATTAGATTTTCACTTCCGTAACGCCTAA
- the fabD gene encoding ACP S-malonyltransferase, giving the protein MTRAYLFAGQGSQTEGMGNALVNLGSNAQQLLNEADAVMGFSLSEVMCNGSANDLKATAVTQPAMYVYTVIKALTLPNFAPNMLTGHSLGEFSALAAAGAFSFTDGLNLVKKRAEAMQRACEATPSTMAAVVGLDNDKVTEICNGITNEIVVAANFNCPGQLVISGSLAGVAMASELIKQAGARSVIPLQVGGAFHSPLMQPARDELAQAINDTQILPPGCPVYQNVTALPTQDPDTIRHNLIVHMTSPVRWQQTLENMILDGATEFFEFSPKATLAAMVKRTNAAFTANLI; this is encoded by the coding sequence ATGACAAGGGCTTATTTATTTGCCGGACAAGGCTCGCAAACCGAGGGTATGGGCAACGCCTTAGTAAATTTAGGAAGTAATGCCCAGCAACTATTAAACGAGGCCGATGCTGTAATGGGTTTTTCACTTAGCGAAGTAATGTGTAATGGCAGCGCCAACGACCTTAAAGCTACTGCCGTAACACAACCTGCCATGTATGTTTATACGGTTATAAAAGCGCTTACCCTGCCCAATTTTGCCCCCAATATGCTTACGGGGCACTCGTTAGGCGAATTTTCGGCATTGGCGGCAGCGGGGGCTTTTAGTTTTACCGATGGTTTAAACTTAGTAAAAAAACGCGCCGAAGCTATGCAACGCGCCTGCGAGGCCACCCCCTCAACAATGGCTGCCGTTGTAGGGCTTGATAATGATAAGGTAACAGAAATTTGCAATGGTATTACTAACGAAATAGTTGTGGCTGCTAACTTTAATTGTCCCGGACAATTGGTTATATCCGGAAGTTTGGCTGGCGTAGCAATGGCATCTGAGTTAATAAAACAAGCCGGAGCGCGCAGCGTAATACCTTTACAAGTTGGCGGAGCTTTTCATTCGCCGCTTATGCAGCCCGCCCGAGACGAACTGGCTCAGGCAATTAATGACACCCAAATATTGCCGCCCGGCTGCCCTGTGTATCAAAATGTTACCGCGCTACCCACCCAAGACCCCGATACAATAAGGCATAATCTTATTGTCCACATGACCTCTCCGGTGCGCTGGCAACAAACCCTCGAAAATATGATTTTGGACGGAGCAACTGAGTTTTTTGAGTTTAGCCCAAAAGCAACGCTGGCGGCAATGGTTAAACGCACGAACGCAGCATTTACAGCTAATTTAATTTAG
- a CDS encoding rhomboid family intramembrane serine protease produces the protein MNYYQQNPFQQAHVTRNLLYLNVACFAVSLLFEGAMGIDLNRILGMYLWESPNFKPFQLVTHIFMHGSLMHIFFNMFTLYMFGPLIELRLGPKRYFFYYFFTALGAAFLFNLTSTYEAAAIAADHNVSTAEIVSMMPPVVGASGAIYGLLLAFGLFYPNQLLYIYFVMPIKAKYLVLIFAIFELVMGLQHNPQNNIAHFAHLGGMLFGFLLIKYWQHKKTI, from the coding sequence ATGAATTATTACCAGCAAAATCCATTTCAACAGGCCCATGTTACCCGCAATTTGCTCTATCTCAACGTAGCTTGCTTTGCTGTAAGCTTATTATTTGAAGGCGCAATGGGCATAGATCTTAATCGAATTTTGGGTATGTACTTATGGGAATCTCCCAATTTTAAACCCTTTCAGTTGGTTACACATATTTTTATGCATGGCAGTTTAATGCATATTTTTTTCAACATGTTTACTTTGTATATGTTTGGCCCATTGATAGAATTGCGTTTAGGCCCAAAACGTTATTTTTTTTACTACTTTTTTACCGCTTTGGGAGCAGCATTTTTGTTTAATTTAACCTCAACCTACGAAGCAGCAGCTATAGCCGCCGACCATAATGTTAGTACAGCCGAAATAGTTTCAATGATGCCTCCGGTGGTGGGCGCTTCGGGTGCTATTTATGGACTTTTATTAGCATTTGGCTTGTTTTACCCTAATCAGTTATTATATATCTATTTTGTTATGCCCATAAAAGCCAAATATTTAGTATTGATATTTGCCATTTTCGAACTTGTAATGGGATTGCAACATAATCCACAAAATAATATTGCCCATTTTGCCCATTTGGGCGGCATGTTATTTGGTTTTTTACTTATAAAGTACTGGCAGCATAAAAAAACGATATAA
- a CDS encoding carboxypeptidase-like regulatory domain-containing protein translates to MCYNYNLFSALLPNNFHLKNYCTMPIRWFKRPILWLVFTALILVALPHISRAQSTDPYIYGRVTDEGDQPLPGVSVVDLSTSKATTTNENGDYKLNFSDGHMAVIQYSFVGKRKEYREVSLRQDDIREINVVLFPENMLLEPVVKTGERAKSSTIQPLDIKIIENIPNTSGGIEALLRGRAGVVANNELSSSYSVRGGNFDENLVYVNDFEVYRPFLVRAGQQEGLSFVNPDLVSSVGFSAGGFEAKYGDKLSSVLDVKYKKPHAFKGSVALSLLMASAHVEGVDKKELTTFVFGVRHKANSYLLNALPTDGQYSPSFTDVQTFITRKLTTNWELQFLGNYSGNVYKFKPASLVSSFGTFNEAFQLNVYYDGQERDSYQAGYGGIGGVFTSDNNKLTLKFMTSGFVTTEREAYDIIGQYWISELDKNAGSQTFGEAVKLLGVGTTHNWVRNELRANIINLTHRGLYEINPRKLALSWGLTGQREKITDQLNEWGRLDSAGYTIPYTGVSIKIRDVLKTELKLESYRITGFAQNEWNIDDEGRLQVTSGVRASWWSANEDFLVSPRVQIAYKPRLAAPDSTEWTALKQRFDNLVDRDLLLRFSSGLYYQPPFYREMRNAKGQLNTQLRAQKSAHFVLGSEYSFNMLNRPFKLTAEAYYKYLWDLVPYDLDNLLIRYFGENRATGYAAGLDLRLNGEFVRGTDNWLSLSIMQTKEDLKDDFYYLYLNAGGDTIKIGITEDLIPVDSIKMDIGAVPRPTDQRVNFGIMFQDYLPSNKNFKMHLSLVVGTGFATGPKDTPKLRGIFRIPPYRRVDIGFSYLLYDKTTRASKLHERSIWRKFESIWASVEIFNVLGVNNTVSYNYFKALSPDYATERLYAVPNYLTARRINARILFKF, encoded by the coding sequence ATGTGTTATAATTATAATTTATTCTCTGCTTTATTGCCCAATAATTTTCACCTCAAAAACTATTGCACCATGCCAATAAGGTGGTTCAAACGGCCAATATTATGGTTAGTTTTTACAGCCCTAATACTGGTAGCACTACCCCATATTAGTAGGGCACAAAGCACCGACCCATATATTTATGGGCGTGTAACCGACGAAGGCGACCAGCCATTGCCCGGCGTTAGTGTAGTCGATTTATCAACTAGTAAAGCAACCACAACCAACGAAAATGGCGATTACAAACTTAATTTTAGCGATGGACACATGGCGGTTATTCAATACTCGTTTGTTGGAAAACGCAAAGAATACCGCGAAGTATCGCTTCGTCAAGATGATATCCGGGAAATAAATGTTGTGTTATTCCCCGAAAATATGCTATTAGAACCAGTTGTAAAAACCGGTGAACGCGCCAAAAGCTCAACCATCCAACCATTAGATATTAAAATAATTGAAAACATACCAAATACAAGCGGTGGCATAGAAGCACTTTTGCGCGGCAGGGCAGGCGTAGTGGCTAATAACGAGCTAAGCAGCTCGTACTCGGTGCGCGGTGGCAATTTTGACGAAAATTTGGTGTATGTGAACGATTTTGAAGTGTATAGACCTTTTTTAGTGCGTGCAGGTCAACAAGAAGGGCTTAGTTTTGTAAATCCGGATTTAGTTAGCAGTGTAGGCTTCTCGGCAGGTGGTTTTGAAGCCAAATACGGCGACAAACTTTCATCGGTTTTAGATGTAAAATATAAAAAACCGCACGCCTTTAAAGGCTCGGTAGCATTAAGTTTGCTAATGGCCAGCGCACATGTTGAAGGTGTGGACAAAAAAGAGTTAACTACTTTTGTTTTTGGGGTGCGCCATAAAGCAAATTCCTATTTATTAAACGCCCTGCCTACCGATGGGCAATACAGCCCCTCGTTTACAGACGTACAAACTTTTATTACCCGCAAACTTACCACTAACTGGGAATTGCAGTTTTTGGGCAATTACTCGGGCAATGTTTACAAGTTTAAACCGGCCTCGTTAGTATCGAGTTTTGGCACGTTTAACGAAGCTTTTCAGTTGAATGTTTATTACGATGGCCAAGAACGCGACAGCTATCAAGCCGGATATGGGGGTATTGGCGGCGTATTTACTAGCGATAATAACAAGCTGACTTTAAAATTTATGACATCGGGGTTTGTTACCACCGAGCGCGAAGCCTATGATATTATTGGGCAATACTGGATTAGCGAACTCGATAAAAATGCCGGAAGCCAAACTTTTGGCGAAGCAGTAAAACTACTCGGCGTTGGAACAACACATAACTGGGTGCGCAACGAGCTGCGCGCCAATATTATTAACCTTACCCACCGCGGATTGTACGAAATAAATCCACGAAAATTAGCTTTAAGCTGGGGGCTAACTGGCCAACGCGAAAAAATTACCGACCAACTTAATGAATGGGGGCGTTTAGATAGTGCCGGATACACCATTCCCTATACAGGTGTAAGCATTAAAATACGCGATGTATTAAAAACCGAGCTAAAATTAGAATCTTACCGGATAACAGGCTTTGCGCAAAACGAATGGAATATAGATGACGAAGGCCGTTTGCAGGTAACAAGTGGCGTTAGGGCAAGTTGGTGGAGTGCAAATGAAGACTTTTTAGTGAGTCCGCGGGTACAAATTGCCTACAAACCTCGATTAGCTGCACCCGATAGCACCGAATGGACAGCCTTAAAACAACGTTTTGATAATTTAGTTGATAGAGATTTGCTATTGCGGTTTTCATCCGGATTGTATTACCAGCCACCTTTTTACCGCGAAATGCGCAATGCAAAAGGGCAACTCAACACCCAACTCCGCGCCCAAAAATCGGCACATTTTGTATTAGGCAGCGAGTATAGTTTCAATATGCTCAATAGGCCATTTAAATTAACCGCCGAAGCTTACTATAAATATCTTTGGGACTTAGTGCCCTACGATTTAGATAATTTATTGATTAGATATTTTGGCGAAAATCGTGCCACCGGATATGCCGCCGGATTAGACCTTCGCTTAAACGGAGAGTTTGTTAGAGGTACCGATAATTGGCTTAGCTTGTCAATAATGCAAACCAAAGAAGACCTTAAAGACGATTTTTATTACTTATATCTAAACGCCGGAGGCGATACCATAAAAATTGGTATTACCGAAGACCTGATACCCGTAGATAGTATTAAAATGGATATTGGCGCCGTGCCGCGCCCCACCGACCAGCGGGTTAATTTTGGCATTATGTTTCAGGACTATTTGCCTTCGAACAAAAATTTTAAAATGCACTTGTCGCTGGTTGTTGGTACAGGCTTTGCCACAGGCCCAAAAGATACCCCTAAATTGCGCGGCATTTTTAGAATACCACCCTACCGAAGGGTTGATATTGGATTTTCGTACTTGTTGTATGATAAAACTACCCGAGCAAGCAAATTACACGAGCGCAGCATTTGGCGAAAATTTGAAAGTATATGGGCTTCGGTTGAAATTTTTAACGTGCTGGGGGTAAACAATACCGTTTCGTACAATTATTTTAAAGCCCTAAGCCCCGATTATGCTACCGAACGCTTGTATGCGGTGCCTAATTATTTAACAGCACGGCGTATTAATGCCCGCATTTTATTTAAGTTTTGA